The following proteins are co-located in the Gordonia polyisoprenivorans genome:
- the cobJ gene encoding precorrin-3B C(17)-methyltransferase has product MSAEQSVSSQSVSSRRLGTLWGVGLGPGDSELMTVKAARVIGSAEVVAYHCARHGRSIARGVAEPYLRPGQIEERLMYPVTTESADHPGGYRGALDDFYTDSAELLATHLRAGRDVALLAEGDPLFFSSYMHMHKRLAAEFPTEIIPGVTSVSAASAAIEVPLVEAEETLTVVPGTLPVPRMRELFAHADAFAVIKLGRTFTGVREALRAAGRLDEAWYVERASTAAQKVAPVAEVDPAQVPYFSMVVVPGRMNNPRADRPAPPRAEVVVVGLGPGADDWTTPQVERELAAATDLVGYKTYLARVSPRPGQRIHASDNRVEAERAEFALDLAARGARVAVVSSGDPGVFAMASAVAEVAAESRWADVPVRVVPGMTAATAVAAAVGAPLGHDFAVISLSDRLKPWEVIADRIRRAVAADLVIAVYNPGSRSRTWQVSALKEILTESVSANRVLVLGRDVGGAEQSLTVTTVGDFDPAVVDMRTLIIIGSSATRIVRRGGGDLVYTPRSHPSR; this is encoded by the coding sequence ATGAGTGCAGAGCAATCGGTGTCATCACAGTCGGTGTCGTCGCGGCGCCTCGGCACCCTGTGGGGAGTCGGACTCGGGCCCGGTGACAGCGAACTGATGACGGTCAAGGCCGCTCGGGTGATCGGTTCGGCCGAGGTCGTGGCCTACCACTGCGCACGCCACGGACGCAGTATCGCCCGCGGGGTCGCCGAGCCGTATCTGCGTCCGGGGCAGATCGAGGAGAGGTTGATGTACCCGGTGACCACCGAGTCCGCCGACCATCCCGGCGGCTACCGCGGTGCGCTCGACGACTTCTACACCGACAGTGCCGAACTCCTCGCCACCCACCTGCGTGCGGGCCGCGACGTGGCCCTGCTCGCCGAGGGCGACCCGCTGTTCTTCAGTTCCTACATGCACATGCACAAGCGCCTGGCCGCCGAGTTCCCGACCGAGATCATCCCGGGGGTGACATCGGTGAGTGCGGCGTCGGCGGCGATCGAGGTGCCGCTGGTGGAGGCCGAGGAGACGTTGACCGTCGTACCGGGCACTCTCCCGGTGCCCCGGATGCGGGAATTGTTCGCGCACGCAGACGCTTTCGCGGTCATCAAACTCGGCCGAACCTTCACCGGGGTGCGTGAGGCGCTGCGCGCGGCGGGCCGGCTCGACGAGGCGTGGTACGTCGAACGCGCATCGACCGCCGCCCAGAAGGTGGCCCCGGTCGCCGAGGTCGATCCCGCACAGGTGCCGTACTTCTCGATGGTGGTGGTGCCCGGGCGCATGAACAACCCGCGCGCGGATCGTCCCGCCCCGCCGCGGGCGGAAGTCGTCGTCGTCGGTCTCGGGCCGGGTGCCGACGACTGGACCACCCCGCAGGTGGAGCGCGAACTGGCGGCGGCCACCGATCTGGTCGGCTACAAGACCTATCTGGCGCGTGTGTCGCCGCGGCCGGGACAGCGCATCCACGCCAGCGACAACCGGGTCGAGGCCGAACGTGCCGAGTTCGCACTGGATCTCGCGGCCCGCGGTGCCCGGGTGGCGGTGGTCTCCTCCGGCGATCCCGGGGTGTTCGCGATGGCCTCGGCGGTGGCCGAGGTGGCCGCCGAGTCGCGGTGGGCCGATGTGCCCGTGCGGGTCGTTCCCGGTATGACCGCGGCGACCGCCGTCGCGGCGGCGGTGGGTGCGCCGCTCGGCCACGACTTCGCGGTGATCTCGCTGTCGGATCGGCTCAAACCATGGGAGGTGATCGCCGATCGGATCCGCCGCGCGGTGGCCGCCGATCTGGTGATCGCCGTCTACAACCCGGGGTCGCGCAGTCGTACCTGGCAGGTGTCGGCACTGAAAGAGATTCTCACCGAATCGGTCTCGGCGAACCGAGTGCTCGTCCTCGGACGCGACGTCGGCGGCGCCGAGCAGTCGCTGACGGTGACCACCGTCGGTGACTTCGATCCGGCTGTCGTCGACATGCGCACGCTGATCATCATCGGGTCGTCGGCGACCCGAATCGTGCGACGTGGCGGCGGCGATCTCGTCTACACCCCGCGCAGCCACCCGAGTCGCTGA
- a CDS encoding precorrin-8X methylmutase, with amino-acid sequence MTEYLRDGASIYRRSFAIIRAESDLSAFAPDVAGVVVRMIHACGQTDLTRDVVATEGVVRAARNALAGGAPILCDATMVASGITRRRLPTDNEIRCHLHDPAVPELAERMGTTRTAAALELWRPVLDGAVVAIGNAPTALFALLEMIDAGAPRPAAIVGAPVGFVGAAESCAELAARADLEFITVTGRRGGSAITAAAVNALASPEE; translated from the coding sequence ATGACCGAGTACCTGCGTGATGGCGCCTCCATCTATCGTCGATCGTTCGCGATCATCCGTGCCGAGTCCGACCTGTCCGCATTCGCGCCCGACGTCGCCGGTGTCGTCGTGCGGATGATCCATGCGTGCGGACAGACCGATCTGACGCGCGATGTGGTGGCCACCGAGGGCGTGGTGCGCGCCGCACGGAACGCGCTGGCCGGTGGGGCGCCGATTCTCTGTGATGCCACGATGGTCGCGAGCGGGATCACCCGCCGTCGTCTTCCCACGGACAACGAGATCCGATGCCATCTCCACGATCCCGCGGTGCCGGAGTTGGCTGAACGCATGGGTACCACCAGAACCGCTGCGGCACTGGAGCTCTGGCGACCGGTCCTCGACGGCGCCGTCGTCGCGATCGGAAACGCCCCGACCGCACTGTTCGCGTTGTTGGAAATGATCGACGCCGGGGCACCGCGGCCGGCCGCGATCGTCGGAGCGCCGGTCGGCTTCGTCGGGGCCGCCGAATCGTGCGCCGAACTGGCCGCCCGGGCCGACCTCGAGTTCATCACGGTCACCGGCAGGCGGGGCGGTTCGGCGATCACCGCTGCCGCCGTCAACGCACTGGCCAGTCCGGAGGAATGA
- a CDS encoding flavin-containing monooxygenase, whose product MVSSTRSHTWRVALAGGATMTTRFLMCATGFLPQPATPDIPGIDTFTGRVVYASRWDTDYDFAGKRAAVIGTGSTAVQLIPEIADLTEELTVYQRTPMWVMPKLDAPIPAPVRALFRRLPASQRAVRWVTDATQEMAMLIAMWRFRRFRRVNDAVKRIAALFRYLQVRDPQMRRGLTPAYDYGCKRPTVSNDYYRTLAREDVNLDTTGIDHIAPNGIVTADGRTREIDVLILATGFDVWEKNLPAIEVIGRDGRNLGKWWRETAFAAYEGLTMPYFPNFLNSAGPYSWVGLSWFTTVECQMRRIARLFGEVRRRDAVSFEVREEANEKFLDDMTTRIADSVFALGNCTRSRSYWFNAKGETPLFRPTSVAEAVRAQDTFPLEDYLFS is encoded by the coding sequence GTGGTCTCCTCGACGCGGTCGCACACCTGGCGTGTCGCCCTTGCCGGCGGGGCCACGATGACGACGCGATTCCTGATGTGTGCCACCGGTTTCCTGCCCCAGCCCGCCACCCCCGACATCCCCGGTATCGACACCTTCACCGGGCGGGTGGTGTACGCGTCACGGTGGGATACCGACTACGATTTCGCCGGCAAGAGGGCCGCGGTCATCGGAACCGGATCGACTGCGGTGCAACTGATCCCGGAGATCGCCGATCTCACCGAGGAGCTGACGGTCTATCAGCGCACACCGATGTGGGTGATGCCCAAACTCGACGCCCCCATCCCCGCGCCGGTGCGGGCACTGTTCCGGCGGCTCCCGGCCAGTCAACGGGCGGTGCGATGGGTCACCGATGCGACCCAGGAGATGGCCATGCTGATCGCGATGTGGCGGTTCCGGCGATTCCGTCGCGTCAACGACGCCGTCAAACGGATAGCCGCACTCTTCCGGTATCTGCAGGTGCGCGATCCGCAGATGCGTCGCGGCCTCACACCCGCCTACGACTACGGCTGCAAACGCCCGACGGTGTCCAACGACTACTACCGCACGCTCGCACGCGAGGACGTGAACCTCGACACCACCGGCATCGACCACATCGCGCCAAACGGTATCGTCACCGCCGACGGCCGTACCCGTGAGATCGACGTCCTGATCCTCGCCACCGGTTTCGACGTGTGGGAGAAGAATCTCCCGGCGATCGAGGTGATCGGACGCGACGGTCGCAATCTCGGAAAGTGGTGGCGGGAAACCGCATTCGCCGCATACGAGGGTCTGACGATGCCGTACTTCCCGAACTTCCTGAACTCCGCCGGCCCCTACTCGTGGGTGGGTTTGTCCTGGTTCACCACAGTCGAATGCCAGATGCGGCGCATCGCGCGGCTCTTCGGGGAGGTCCGACGCAGGGATGCGGTGTCCTTCGAGGTCCGTGAAGAGGCCAACGAGAAATTCCTCGACGACATGACCACCCGGATCGCCGATTCGGTGTTCGCCCTTGGCAACTGCACGCGGTCACGCTCGTACTGGTTCAACGCCAAGGGGGAGACCCCGTTGTTCCGGCCGACCTCTGTCGCCGAGGCGGTGCGGGCGCAGGACACGTTCCCGCTCGAGGACTACCTGTTCTCCTGA
- the cobG gene encoding precorrin-3B synthase — protein MTEPRERSADDRCPGVFTPHPAADGALARIRLPGGVLTSAQLQTLAEVSAEHGDGYLELTARANIQLRGISDVEAVADALTAAGLVPDGVGGDDIGGREKIRNIVVSPLTGRIGGHADASPIAAALDAELRRADGLDGLSGRFLFGVDDGRGDVARHRPDVCAVLRHPAEGGAADIVVDGEVAGSVDAIAAVAPALLDVARAMAAVTAPRRWRIRDLDAATRVSVIDAARRRLGPPGDQTWTNASAPEPVVGWFEQDDGRVLLGAVVELGRLPSRLAEFLAAVGAPITITTDREILLCDLTEPIAETVVRVLAPMGLIFDAASPWVRVSSCAGAPGCANSHAPVRIDLAGRVAVGEPVTDREHWVGCERGCGSPTESHLRVQAGPDGYHTRRVQENR, from the coding sequence GTGACCGAACCCCGCGAGCGCAGCGCCGACGACCGGTGTCCCGGTGTGTTCACTCCGCACCCGGCCGCCGACGGTGCGCTCGCGCGGATCCGACTGCCCGGCGGAGTGCTCACCTCCGCACAGCTGCAGACCCTGGCCGAGGTCAGTGCCGAACACGGTGACGGCTACCTCGAGTTGACGGCGCGCGCCAACATCCAGTTACGCGGGATCAGCGACGTCGAGGCCGTCGCGGACGCACTGACCGCGGCCGGTCTGGTACCCGACGGGGTCGGGGGTGACGACATCGGCGGCCGGGAGAAGATCCGCAACATCGTGGTGAGTCCCCTGACCGGCCGGATCGGGGGCCACGCCGATGCGTCGCCGATCGCCGCGGCGCTCGATGCCGAACTGCGTCGTGCCGATGGTCTCGACGGTCTGTCGGGCAGGTTCCTGTTCGGGGTGGACGACGGACGCGGTGATGTGGCGCGTCACCGGCCCGATGTGTGTGCCGTCCTGCGGCATCCGGCGGAGGGCGGGGCGGCCGACATCGTGGTCGACGGTGAGGTGGCCGGTTCGGTCGACGCGATCGCGGCTGTCGCGCCTGCGCTGCTCGACGTCGCGCGTGCCATGGCTGCGGTGACGGCGCCGCGCCGCTGGCGCATCCGCGACCTCGACGCCGCCACGCGCGTGTCGGTGATCGATGCGGCGCGGCGCCGTCTCGGACCACCCGGCGATCAAACGTGGACAAACGCATCGGCGCCGGAGCCTGTGGTCGGATGGTTCGAGCAGGACGACGGCCGGGTACTGCTCGGTGCGGTCGTCGAGCTTGGTCGTCTCCCGTCGCGGCTCGCCGAGTTCCTCGCTGCCGTCGGGGCACCGATCACGATCACCACCGATCGGGAGATCCTTCTCTGCGATCTGACCGAGCCGATCGCCGAAACCGTCGTCCGCGTCCTCGCGCCGATGGGCCTGATCTTCGACGCCGCCTCACCGTGGGTGCGGGTCAGCTCGTGTGCCGGCGCCCCGGGATGCGCCAATTCGCATGCGCCGGTGCGTATCGATCTCGCGGGCCGGGTCGCGGTCGGTGAGCCGGTGACCGACCGTGAGCACTGGGTCGGATGCGAGCGCGGATGCGGCTCCCCCACCGAGTCGCATCTACGAGTCCAGGCGGGCCCCGACGGCTATCACACGCGTCGGGTTCAGGAGAACAGGTAG
- the cobN gene encoding cobaltochelatase subunit CobN, with protein sequence MILLLSTSDTDLITAHAGTADYAIANPSRLLADDIADLVAPADIVVVRILGGRRAWEDGLEAVLDAGRPVVVLSGEQQPDPDLMACSTVPAGVAQQAHNYLAAGGVANLENLHNFLSDTLLLTGLGFDPPAQTPAWGILDRAGTGQADPAHAGHDDSSPTIAVLYYRAQHLAGNTAYIDALCRAIEDTGARALPVFCASLRTAPDDLIELLGTADTLVVTVLAAGGATPAIASAGGDDDAWNIERLAALDIPILQGLCLTSSRADWDANDDGLSPLDVATQVAVPEFDGRIITVPFSFKEFDDNGLPTYRPDPERCARVAGIAAAHARLRHTPAARRRIALMLSAYPTKHARIGNAVGLDTPRSLVSLLRALRDAGYDIGPESGPDAIPGLAEDDSDALIHAIIAAGGQDADWLTEESLAANPIRVSAADYTRWFATLPTALSEAVTTHWGPPPGELFVDRSTNPEGDIVIAALVFGNTAIMVQPPRGFGENPVAIYHDPDLPPSHHYLASYRWVAGRAGRAGDIPGFGADAVVHIGKHGNLEWLPGKTLGMSSDCGTDAALGDLPLVYPFLVNDPGEGTQAKRRAHAVLVDHLIPPMARAESYGDIARLEQLLDEHANISTLDPAKLPAIRQQIWTLLTAAQMHQDLGLTERPDEEVFDDMLLHVDGWLCEIKDVQIRDGLHVLGQAPADEHEVDLVLAMLRARQLWGGTAALPGLREALGLTEGSGEAARTEVDAVEQLARELVQSCAAGDWSEQTVAQVAVGHPPAVADILRFAATEVVPRLRQTSGEIPRVLHALDGGFIPAGPSGSPLRGLINVLPTGRNFYSVDPKAVPSRLAWETGRAMADSLLERYLGDHGEYPASVGLSVWGTSAMRTSGDDIAEVLALLGVMPVWDEASRRVSALELIGLSELGRPRIDVTVRISGFFRDAFPHVVTMLDDAVALAADADEPDDSNFVAAHARAALAEHGDRRRATTRIFGSKPGTYGAGLLQLIDSRDWRTDDDLARVYTEWGGYAYGRDLSGIPAVDDMRSAYRRISVAAKNTDTREHDIADSDDYFQYHGGMVATVRALTGRSPEAYIGDSTRPDAVRTRTLSEETSRVFRARVVNPRWISAMQRHGYKGAFEMAATVDYLFGYDATTDVVADWMYEKLTESYVLEEHNQKFMAESNPWALHGIAERLLEAVERDMWHEPPAQMLDDLRAVYLQTEGDIEGRDEQ encoded by the coding sequence ATGATCCTGTTGCTGTCGACCTCCGACACCGACCTCATCACCGCCCATGCCGGTACCGCCGACTACGCGATCGCCAATCCGTCGCGGCTGCTGGCCGATGACATCGCCGATCTCGTTGCACCGGCGGACATCGTCGTCGTACGAATCCTCGGTGGGCGCCGTGCATGGGAGGACGGGCTGGAGGCGGTTCTGGACGCCGGTCGCCCGGTCGTCGTCCTGTCCGGCGAGCAGCAGCCCGACCCCGATCTGATGGCGTGCTCCACCGTGCCCGCCGGAGTCGCCCAGCAGGCCCACAACTACCTCGCGGCGGGAGGTGTGGCCAATCTGGAGAATCTGCACAACTTCCTCTCCGACACGCTGCTGCTCACCGGACTCGGTTTCGATCCGCCCGCGCAGACCCCCGCGTGGGGAATCCTCGATCGAGCAGGCACCGGGCAGGCCGACCCTGCCCACGCCGGCCACGACGACTCGTCTCCGACGATCGCCGTGCTCTACTACCGGGCCCAGCATCTGGCCGGTAACACTGCCTACATCGACGCCCTGTGCCGCGCCATCGAGGACACCGGCGCCCGCGCACTGCCGGTGTTCTGCGCGTCGCTGCGCACCGCTCCCGACGACCTCATCGAGCTGCTCGGTACCGCCGACACGCTCGTCGTCACCGTCCTCGCGGCCGGCGGGGCCACCCCGGCCATCGCGTCGGCGGGCGGTGACGACGATGCCTGGAACATCGAACGCCTTGCCGCCCTGGATATCCCGATCCTGCAGGGCCTGTGCCTCACGTCCTCGCGGGCCGACTGGGACGCCAACGACGACGGGCTCTCGCCACTCGATGTGGCCACCCAGGTCGCGGTGCCCGAGTTCGACGGTCGGATCATCACGGTGCCGTTCTCGTTCAAGGAGTTCGACGACAACGGGCTGCCCACCTATCGTCCCGATCCGGAGCGATGCGCACGGGTCGCGGGCATCGCCGCGGCCCATGCCCGGCTGCGCCACACCCCCGCGGCCCGACGTCGTATCGCGTTGATGCTCTCGGCGTATCCGACCAAGCACGCCCGCATCGGTAACGCCGTGGGCCTTGACACCCCGCGCAGTCTGGTGTCGTTGCTGCGGGCGCTACGCGACGCGGGATACGACATCGGCCCGGAATCCGGCCCGGATGCCATTCCCGGTCTGGCCGAGGACGATTCCGATGCACTGATCCATGCCATCATCGCCGCGGGCGGTCAGGACGCGGACTGGCTGACCGAGGAGTCGTTGGCCGCCAACCCGATTCGGGTGTCCGCGGCGGACTACACCCGCTGGTTCGCGACGCTGCCCACCGCGTTGAGTGAGGCCGTGACCACGCACTGGGGGCCGCCGCCGGGGGAGTTGTTCGTCGACCGCTCGACCAATCCCGAGGGTGACATCGTCATCGCCGCACTGGTTTTCGGCAACACGGCGATCATGGTGCAGCCACCGCGCGGATTCGGGGAGAATCCGGTCGCGATCTATCACGACCCGGATCTGCCACCGTCGCACCATTATCTGGCGTCCTACCGCTGGGTCGCCGGGCGGGCGGGGCGGGCGGGCGACATCCCCGGCTTCGGTGCCGACGCGGTGGTGCACATCGGCAAACACGGCAACCTGGAATGGTTGCCCGGCAAGACACTCGGCATGTCCTCGGACTGCGGGACCGACGCCGCCCTCGGCGATCTGCCGCTGGTGTACCCCTTCCTCGTCAACGATCCCGGTGAGGGCACCCAGGCCAAGCGGCGCGCCCACGCGGTACTCGTCGATCACTTGATCCCGCCGATGGCGCGCGCCGAGTCCTACGGCGACATCGCCCGCCTCGAGCAACTCCTCGACGAGCACGCCAACATCTCCACGCTGGATCCGGCGAAGTTGCCGGCCATCCGCCAGCAGATCTGGACGTTGCTCACCGCGGCGCAGATGCATCAGGATCTCGGGCTGACCGAACGCCCCGACGAAGAGGTCTTCGACGACATGCTCCTGCACGTCGACGGCTGGCTCTGTGAGATCAAGGACGTGCAGATCCGCGACGGACTGCACGTGCTGGGGCAGGCTCCCGCCGACGAGCACGAGGTCGACCTCGTGCTCGCGATGCTGCGGGCCAGACAATTGTGGGGCGGGACAGCTGCCCTCCCGGGGCTGCGTGAGGCGCTGGGCCTGACCGAGGGCAGCGGCGAAGCCGCGCGTACCGAGGTCGACGCCGTCGAACAGCTCGCCCGCGAACTCGTGCAGTCGTGTGCGGCGGGGGACTGGTCGGAACAGACGGTCGCGCAGGTGGCCGTCGGGCATCCCCCCGCGGTCGCCGACATCCTGCGATTCGCGGCCACCGAGGTCGTCCCGCGGCTGCGACAGACCTCCGGGGAGATCCCGCGCGTGCTGCACGCCCTCGACGGTGGCTTCATCCCGGCCGGACCCAGCGGATCGCCGTTGCGTGGTCTGATCAATGTGTTGCCCACCGGCCGCAATTTCTATTCGGTCGACCCCAAGGCCGTGCCGTCGCGTCTGGCGTGGGAGACCGGCCGGGCGATGGCCGATTCCCTGCTCGAGCGCTATCTCGGCGACCACGGCGAGTACCCGGCGTCGGTCGGGCTGTCGGTGTGGGGCACCAGCGCGATGCGCACCTCGGGCGACGACATCGCCGAGGTGCTCGCACTCCTCGGCGTCATGCCCGTCTGGGACGAGGCGTCGCGCCGGGTGTCGGCGCTCGAACTGATCGGCCTGTCCGAACTCGGTCGGCCCCGGATCGACGTGACGGTCCGTATCTCCGGCTTCTTCCGCGACGCGTTCCCCCACGTGGTCACCATGCTCGACGACGCCGTCGCCCTCGCCGCCGACGCCGACGAGCCCGATGACTCCAATTTCGTTGCGGCCCATGCTCGTGCCGCACTGGCCGAGCACGGCGACCGACGTCGGGCCACCACCCGTATCTTCGGGTCCAAACCGGGGACCTACGGTGCCGGTCTGCTCCAACTGATCGATTCGCGGGACTGGCGCACCGACGACGATCTGGCACGGGTCTACACCGAATGGGGTGGTTACGCCTACGGCCGCGACCTGTCGGGTATCCCGGCGGTCGACGACATGCGCAGCGCGTATCGCCGGATCTCGGTGGCCGCCAAGAACACCGACACCCGTGAGCACGACATCGCCGACTCCGACGACTACTTCCAGTATCACGGCGGCATGGTCGCGACGGTGCGCGCGTTGACGGGACGCTCTCCGGAGGCCTACATCGGCGACTCCACCCGCCCGGACGCCGTGCGCACGCGCACGCTCTCCGAGGAGACCAGCCGCGTGTTCCGGGCGCGCGTGGTGAACCCGCGGTGGATCTCGGCGATGCAGCGCCACGGGTACAAGGGCGCCTTCGAGATGGCGGCCACCGTCGACTATCTCTTCGGCTACGACGCCACCACCGACGTCGTCGCCGACTGGATGTATGAGAAGCTCACCGAGTCCTACGTCCTCGAAGAGCACAATCAGAAGTTCATGGCGGAGTCGAACCCGTGGGCGCTGCACGGTATCGCCGAACGTCTCCTCGAGGCCGTCGAACGCGACATGTGGCACGAGCCCCCGGCGCAGATGCTCGACGACCTCCGGGCGGTGTATCTGCAGACCGAGGGTGACATCGAGGGCCGCGACGAGCAGTAG
- a CDS encoding FxsA family protein gives MRLAYALFYLAVEIGVFVAMTMTLGFGWAVLITIAAAVVGFLMLRWQGAKVFGELRRASRNEVDARAPLADTAIMAGSSILLIVPGVVSTLAGIVLLAPPTRRLVRPAVTAFGARRLVVAMDRAGIYATSGFRRGTVIDGTVVDSPAPGDPAHAGATPAGDRQLPPGH, from the coding sequence ATGCGACTCGCGTATGCCCTCTTCTATCTCGCCGTCGAGATCGGCGTGTTCGTGGCGATGACCATGACCCTCGGCTTCGGGTGGGCGGTGCTCATCACCATCGCCGCGGCCGTCGTCGGCTTCCTCATGCTGCGCTGGCAGGGTGCGAAGGTCTTCGGCGAGCTCCGACGCGCCTCCCGCAACGAGGTCGACGCCCGGGCGCCCCTGGCCGACACCGCGATCATGGCCGGATCCTCGATCCTGCTGATCGTTCCCGGGGTTGTCTCGACGCTGGCCGGCATCGTGCTGCTCGCACCGCCCACCCGGCGCTTGGTCCGGCCCGCGGTGACCGCGTTCGGCGCCCGCCGCCTCGTGGTGGCGATGGATCGCGCCGGGATCTATGCGACCTCGGGTTTCCGTCGTGGCACCGTGATCGACGGCACCGTCGTCGATTCGCCTGCTCCCGGCGACCCGGCGCACGCGGGTGCCACCCCGGCCGGCGACCGGCAGCTGCCGCCCGGGCACTGA